The Gambusia affinis linkage group LG05, SWU_Gaff_1.0, whole genome shotgun sequence region gtcctggtcaacactgaggtccaacagaaccagaaccagaactgtggttctcccacagtccgtatttatatggatgtcattgaacactttgactaggccagtctctgtgctgcggtaaccatggaaactagactggaaggagtcaaagcagttagTTGTTGTTAGGAAgttatttaactgtttacacagttttttcagtaactttactgatgaatcagaggtcagaggtcagaggttggcttgtaattctgcagtagcgatttgtctagattgttgtttttcttcttcttttttttttgagctagGTTGTTCAGTAAAGATGCATTTAGACTTACTAATGTCTTTTACAACTgatatatcaaaaataaacatgtgacCAAAAttctaagttgtttttaatttatggtATAAAACGTCTTAGCAACACTCAGCAAAGAAGGAATGGAAATGAGAAATACAGGTGTTAGTAAGCAATATGTGAATTATAGGcatagttttgtttgttttcccctccaggggtcttttgtggctctagtgtcccttatatgacagcaggctgacaggaaagggggaagacatgcagtaaacgtcggctgggtccgggaatcgaacccacgacggccgcgttgaggactgaaggcctccagaTGTGGGTcacgctgtcccctacgccaccacagcacatccagattgttctttttatcagtggtttgattcctgctgttttcaaagcctgatGAGAAACGATGAGTTACTATCTGGATCAGAtcagcaacaacaggcagaactttcttaaagaaatgttctagacttatagatctagaacatccagacagcaggaactggagctgagttgacttataatttcctgtagggttttataattaactagttgaaattgggtcatttttcctgtatttgttctgtttgggttcagtgttggttctgactttatagtggatgttcagattaatcctctgattttttaattttctctgaaaagaaactggttgcaggcagcaatagactgaaatttcCTATTGACCTTACAGTAAACCGGAGTTGATCTTCTGAGATGATGGGAGGACTTGAGTCCAGCAGGACTCGGTAATCCTTTCAGAGGTTTGGGTCTGGGatcctcctgctgcttccttTCCTGCCCCAGTTCTGACCGAGTGCgattccttctctctctctgcaggaaTACCGCTCAGAGAAATCACTGGAGGAGCTGGGGAAGCTGGTGCCTCCAGAATGTCACTGGTGAGGgttctctcttcttcctcttgctGTGGGCGGTTCCTCTCTGACCCAGTCCGTCCTCTCAGCATTAGGGACGGACAGTTGGAGCACCTGCTGGCCCGGGACCTGGTTCCTGGAGACACCGTGTGCCTGTCGGTGGGGGAGCGGGTCCCTGCGGACCTGCGGCTGTATGAGGTGAGGACGCTGCTGGTTCCGTTTGTTTCCTCCTCGCCTGGCTCTCCGGGTAACCCCTGCCCTCCTCCTGCAGGCGAGCGACCTGTCCATCGATGAGTCCAGCCTGACGGGGGAGACCCACCCCAGCTCCAAGTCCACGACCCCCCAGCCGCCCGCCTCCAATGGGAACATCGCCTCCCGCAGCAACATCGCCTTCATGGGGACGCTGGTTCGCTGCGGCAAAGCCAAGGTACCagcatgacctttgaccttgcCTCCACCTTCCCCTGTTCTGATGGAGGTTCTGAACCTGGTGTCTGATCTCAGGGCATCGTCATCGGAACTGGAGAAAACTCTGAGTTCGGGGAAGTTTTCAAGATGATGCAGGCGGAGGAGGTGAGTTCTGCTGGTCCGAGAGACGGAGAGGAACATGTTGACCAGCGGAAGAGTTGGAAAAtatccaaatgaaaatctgaaaggtcTCTGAGCAACGCTGGGTTCAGgatccaagatggccgccacacATGAAATAATGAGGAGTTTTAACAGAGACGGAAACGAGCAGAGATTCTGGTTTAAGAAATGAGATCCGGCTCGGGATAATCATTTAAAAGGAAGACATTTccagccttttttctttttatttatcaaaaagttTCTCAAAACAGATTCCAGCTCAGACGTCACATCCCAGCTGGCCTCTAGGTTTAGTCTTAGCAGAATACCAGTTCCTGTCTCACGTTGGCACCAATTTGCTGGGAGTGGAATCACaaaggtaaaatgtttctgctccacaGCAGGAATGTTCATTAGCACGTTTTGGACTTCCGGCCCATAAACTGTTGTTTCCTGCCTGATTTccatttgttattgttttgactGACGATGACGGCAGTTTGTATGTTTGGAGGCTGAACTCTGCAGGAACACCATAAATGAAACCGGAGGAAGAAATTAGAACATTTTCCTTCTGggaatgtttgcagtttttaaattaaagctgcatgAAGATCATCTTTTCCGTAAAAATgcagttaaatgtttaaaaatgaactaaCAGGAAGTAGTAAAGACTGCCTCCTGCAGGGGGAGCTGCTGACCTTTAGACGCAGAACAGTTTGGTTTCCTCAAGTGTTTCCAGACCTGGTGGCGCCTCCTCAGTTCTCCTCCTTCCCGTCTCCTGCTGCAGGCTCCTAAGACGCCCCTCCAGAAGAGCATGGACCTGCTGGGGAAGCAGCTGTCGCTTTACTCCTTTGGCATCATCGGTGAGCCGCAGGCCTCTGCAGACCCAGCTCTGCCTCAGCCTCTTCTTCATGCTCTTGTGCTCTGTGTGCCGTTGCAGGGGTCATCATGCTGGTGGGCTGGCTGCAGGGGAAGAGGACCCTGGACATGTTCACCATCGGCGTCAGGTAGCTTCATGCTAACCTTGTTCTCCTCCAAGGTTGCGGCTGATTGCAGAGGCAGACCTGGCGGCGGTTTGTGTGAATCAGTGAAGAGTTTCTCCTGTGCTGCAGCCTGGCGGTGGCGGCCATCCCAGAGGGTCTGCCCATCGTGGTGACGGTGACGCTGGCGCTCGGCGTGATGCGCATGGTGAAGAAGAGAGCCATCGTCAAGAAGCTACCCATCGTGGAGACTCTGAGTACGTAGCGCTGAGGGAGGCGGCGGCGTGCAGCCGCTgcttgtttccatggtaacgTTGTTCCTGTGGTTCCTGCTAGGCTGCTGCAACGTGATCTGCTCAGACAAGACTGGAACGCTGACCAAGAACGAGATGACTGTGACCCAGGTCTTCACCTCAGACGGACTCCATGCTGAGGTCTGAACCCACAGGTTACACAGCAGATTTCTGCTGAGCGGGTCAGTCGGGTTCTGGGTCAGTCGGGTTCTGGGTCAGGACAGACGGCCTGGTTCCGGTCTAACAGTTTGTACAGCGATACAGAGCTGCTGATGGGTCAGGTTAGTTTTCACCAGGGACCGGCTGCTCAGAAGGCCTCAATGTGGGCATCATGGGATTTCCAatcaatttgactttttttactattttttaaattcaaaattaaatgttgacatGACTCTAATTTGTAACAAATTTATAACGAGGGGTGGCACACAAAGGTGTGATCATGTTTTACTGATCATTTGCCAGAATGAAAACAGGAGTTAGTTCATTGAATTGAGGTGTTGTACTGAGTTGGGCCACCGGGtggcgctgctgctgctctcgGTGACGTCCACTCAGCACATGGAAATCATTCCCTTAACGTTTCGTTCTTCCATCAACCAGTCTCATGTAGATGTTTCTTTGAGAGTGAAATAACTTCTACTGTGTTAGCATTTTGGTGCTAGTAGTCCCGCTAGCTTAGCTGCTAACGGCTAAAGTATTAGCTATGATTGTATTGGCCTGACAGCTGCTACAGagatataaaataaagtatttcagTGAGAAATGAAGACATGCAGCGAGTAAAATAATGTTCATTATGTTAAaagttcttcattttatttaaaataacattttgttcatGGCAGTGGCATTAGACCACCACTGTGTTGTAGTTCAGGGGTCACCGACACGGGGCCCGCGGGCCCCCGGTCGTCTGCAGaacaagttctaaaaatagtcGTTGTCtttagggagcactgccaaaaattatgtaatttaatgtttttacattgaattaagaacgtttgtttatatttagatttttttaaaagtaaattataaattttctttaaataaatttcctgtggttaaagttcagaacttcgtgttgctctggacccGTGAAGCGGCGCCCAGGCTCAGAAAGCTCGGTGACCCCTGGTGTGGTCAGACTACAGAAGCTGTGTGGTCGTTTAGGACTTCGCCTCGTTTATTGTAAAATAACCGTTGGGGGTCCAAGCTGAAAAACACAGTTCATATGTTTGACCTGGCAGTTGATCCGTTCCTCTGAACCAGGTGGACCAGAACATCTCTGGGTCCAGGAAACAAGCAGATGTTTGGGTTGTTAAACCCTCAGTGCTGTCTTGCAGGTCACAGGCGTGGGCTACAACGGGACCGGAGAGGTTCTGCTGGACGGAGAGGTGGTCCACGGCCTCGCCTGCCCTTCCATCAGTAAAGTTGTGGAGGTGAGAAAACCAGGTCTGCTTCTCTGTAGTTCTGATGTTAGAAAGTAAAACGTTTTAGATGAAGCTCAAACCAAAGGGCTGATGCACCTGCTGCTGTTCCAGGTGGGCTGTGTGTGCAACGACTCAATCatcaggaaccagaacctgctgggGCGTCCCACAGACGGCGCGCTCATCGCCCTCGCCATGAAGGTAACAGCAGCCGCTTCTTATCGCCTGGAACCAACTTGCTCTGATAAACATCCAGAGTCCGATCAAACGTCTGGGTCTCCATCACAGAAccagcttttatttcaaaatggagCCCATTGGAGCGGGCAGAAACCGACCAGTCCAGATGGACTTTGGTGGATCTTTCTGCTCACTTCTGGTTAAAAGTTTGAGGAAACCATCAGCCAGAGCAGATAGCTGCGGTCAGACGTGACGGTAGTTTGTGTTTTCCTCAGATGGGCCTGGAGAGCCTTCAGCAGGAGTTCATCCGTCTGGAGGAGCATCCCTTCAGCTCCGAGCAGAAATGGATGGCTGTTCGTTGCGTCCACCGCACACAGCAGGTACAGGCTGATATCTGGATCCGGGATCCGGATTCGGGTCCGGGCCCCGGACTGATGTCTGCAGTGCGtcctctgctgctgtagctccTCTGGTTCTCTGCTGCCCCCTCCAGGATAAAAGTGGAGTTTACTTCATGAAGGGCGCCTATGAGCAGGTGATCCGTTTCTGCAGCTGCTACAACAGCAGAGGCTCCAACCTTCCTCTGACccaccagcagagggagctCTACCAGCAGCAGATCAGCTACATGGGCACCTCAGGCCTCAGAGGTACCGATCAGAGATGAGATCAGGATGTTCTGACCTTTCATTGACCTGTCTCTGACCCCTGTGTGACCTCTGTCTGCCACTCAGTGCTGGCGTTCGCCTCGGGTTCCCAGATGGGGAGCCTGACCTTCCTGGGCCTGGTGGGCATCATCGACCCGCCCAGGGAAGGGGTCAAAGAGGCTATCGCTACGCTGCTCAACTCCGGGGTCGCCATCAAGATGATCACCGGAGACTCCCAGGAGACGGCCGTGTCAataggtcagaggtcacgctGCTCACAGCAGCTTTAGTATCACCTGAACTCACCTTAAGTCGGGCTGGAATGAAGCGAAGCAGTTTTACTCCCTCCGTTCCTCTGAAGACGCTTTTACCGTAACGTCATGGTCAACTtcgatatttatatttttaaaacatggaggGATGAAATCAGgactgtcagaaccagaaccttctttTAAAGTGGTCCGTCTGCTTCAGTTACACAAACTGATCCAAGACCAAACCCCAcccatgacctctgaccccaaaaCCAGAATCACAACTAGCTGTCTGACTGTTTTATGAACGATCCCTGCAGAGGGAGAAACCAGACCTCAAAATGTCTCATTTATTTATAGGAattgcagcacacacacacacacacacacacacacacacacacatacacgttTCTCCCTCCTGATCAGATCAGATCCATCTACATCAAGGGCCCCCagagtgggtcctggagggccgatTGCATCCTGGacgttttagttttctccctggtggcaccaacaacctttcagcaggtcaaagttccTCTTCGGTCTCTAAAGATCCATCATGtgatccaggtgcattaaaccagggagagactaaaacatgcaggaggccctcagggacccactttggggacccctgttTTACAAGTTAGCACAAACTACTGTGGACAGCATCATGAGAGAGTCACTCTCTAATGTCAGACAGCCAATCACCtgacaaatggaaaacaatggCTGCCTACAGAGCTGGGGGTTGAAACCAGGATGAGCCGCATTAATACAACGAAACATTCTCcagtttctggttctgatctgccCGTTTTGGACAAGGCCATTTATTTCTCTGGGACTCCTTCAGGAATGCTGGGAAAATACCAAACACCAGATCTCTATACAGGACATTTAGTAAGGAGTATATAAGCAGTATAATGCCCctgacaggtgtgtgtgtgtgtgtgtgtgtgtgtgtgtgtgtgtgtgtgtgtgtgtgtgtgtgtg contains the following coding sequences:
- the atp2c1 gene encoding calcium-transporting ATPase type 2C member 1 isoform X2 codes for the protein MLKKRELLLSQNHPCGEDETMVPVLTSRKASELPVNEVACVLQADLQAGLTQEEVTRRRVYHGWNEFDISEDEPLWRKYISQFKDPLILLLLASAVISVIMHQLDDAISITVAIIIVVTVAFVQEYRSEKSLEELGKLVPPECHCIRDGQLEHLLARDLVPGDTVCLSVGERVPADLRLYEASDLSIDESSLTGETHPSSKSTTPQPPASNGNIASRSNIAFMGTLVRCGKAKGIVIGTGENSEFGEVFKMMQAEEAPKTPLQKSMDLLGKQLSLYSFGIIGVIMLVGWLQGKRTLDMFTIGVSLAVAAIPEGLPIVVTVTLALGVMRMVKKRAIVKKLPIVETLSCCNVICSDKTGTLTKNEMTVTQVFTSDGLHAEVTGVGYNGTGEVLLDGEVVHGLACPSISKVVEVGCVCNDSIIRNQNLLGRPTDGALIALAMKMGLESLQQEFIRLEEHPFSSEQKWMAVRCVHRTQQDKSGVYFMKGAYEQVIRFCSCYNSRGSNLPLTHQQRELYQQQISYMGTSGLRVLAFASGSQMGSLTFLGLVGIIDPPREGVKEAIATLLNSGVAIKMITGDSQETAVSIANRLGLYSKGCQCLSGEEVDHLDLQELSNIVPRVGVFYRASPRHKLKIVKSLQNLGAVVAMTGDGVNDAVALKAADIGVAMGRTGTDVCKEAADMILVDDDFQTIMSAIEEGKGIYNNIKNFVRFQLSTSIAALTLISLATLMNFPNPLNAMQILWINIIMDGPPAQSLGVEPVDRDVISKPPRNVKDTILTRSLLVKVLVSAFIIVCGTLFVFWRELQDNMITPRDTTMTFTCFVFFDMFNALSSRSQTRMVHEMGLCSNRTFCYAVLASIMGQLLVIYFPPLQSVFQTESLSILDLLFLLSLTSSVCVVSEVIKKVERCRGAERRPPSDCSLEV